gcaaatataaatatatcccttaaatataactaattagaaaCGAATCGGATAGGATCATGTTCTCACTTTTAGTGCATGTGTTGTTTTCCTTCAACTTGTCcttaataaatttataagagtACAATGTTCCCATAAATTTattcatccatttttttttttttcttaaatgttcCTTGTTCAATAAAGTTCATTAAAATGCGCTCATTAGTTTACTTCATTTATCTTAATTATCAGTGATGTTAAAAGAAGACTAGTATTCTCTTTATATTCTTCTAAAATTGATATGACTTTTTAAAACTATCATTAGTCAACATTTAATAATGatctatcacaaatttaattgtaattttaaaagtcacatcgaTTTTGAGAATACACAAAAATAACATGAGAATGTAAATGTAAATGttattcactatttttttttttttttaaagaattatttcttcattgatataacaattaaatgagaCAAAATGCTTCGTACAATGTcaaagatataatttgaaatcttcacaactcaaacattatctatgacatacacaatagcCTCTTAAGTTATTATTCTAAGACAATATTTATGAAAAGTTACCGTCTCAATCAGTTTCAGATCTACAGCAAATTCCGGCGAATTACGTCTCTATCCGCCGCCATGTCCTTAATTCCCCtggcttttatttattttattttttatctccgttactagtgctttatcaatcgcaatcCCCTTCGCTACCTTTAcaatagtgacaattcttctttatgcttgaTAACTCATCCATTATGgtttactccaaaaaaaaaaaaaaaaaaaaaaaaagaaagaaccataagaaaacaaaagaccgatCGAAAACTAATTCGATTATTCTTAAGGATTAATCGTGAAGacaaaacttaagaaaacaaataaaatttcacCCCATAAATCGCTACTAAAAGCAAATCTAGAGAGAAtacattattatttaaaaacaacgaaaatacaataacaaaaacctaACACACTCTCGCGTGTTCCACGAGCCATCGTTGGCTAGCCACACGCCGCTAAAAAGCACTCCGATGATCATTGACAAAAGCATCCTAATCGATCTATGGTGAATGCGGGAAAAGGGTGGggaagggagaaagagaaagggggtGAGGAGGAAGAACCGGTAATAGATGTAATATACTTCAAACAAATACGTGGAAAATCTTTAAAATGAAAGCTAGTAATAATTATAACAATAatccaaataatattttagattcatgaaaataataaatttagacAGAAATACTCAATTACGGTgaaatagtaattaaaatagaaacaaatgagaaaggttaattttcaaataagagTTTAAAACACTTTGAATTTTAGGATTCAGATGCACCATTCGAACAATGCCACGTTAAAGCAGAAATGAGaggtttttaacttttatttaagGAAGGTTTGAAGCTAAAATTCCAAACTCTACTTGATTCAtaatattttagtctttatttatttatttttatttgtgattcataatattttaatctTGTTTATCTATATGCTGATTCCATGTGGGCATTTTGAAGTAATTTTTGTGGCAACTTAAGCCTTAAGAATTGAAGATGGAGTTGAGTTGGTCCTAAAATATTAAAGCTAATTAAATGCTACTCTACGCTACGCAGGAAAGGCTGCTTCAATAATCAATATGGTTCAAGTGTGGAAAGAGGCGTACGTTttgaatgatttttgtttattttatgaaatcctatatctatatattcaaGTTGTTAGTTGTTGAATACGTTACGTCGTTACAATCCTCAAAGTCAGAAAGTGAAGCTGCCCTTTGGCGATGCAGATATGTCACTGTGCTGGGCCAGCCAAActtgaaaatacaaaattgaaaattacacGAGCTGCTGAATTGACCCCAGAGCAACACCTGAATTGGCTGTAATGCCGACcgcattaattaaataagtcatgttaaagttaacctatatagtctttTATTCATGTTTTAACATGATTTAAACCTGACAAACGAGAAAtaatgacaaataatttttGAGATGATCTACTAATCTGACAATaatctaatacaaaattagataattaaaattgaagaatttgaccagtttaattaaataaattgaattacaATTGACTTTATCTTATCTTGAAGAGGGAACACAAATTTCCCCCTATTTGACAATAGGAGCACGTGGGTGGGTGCCGTGAGGCATAGAGCTTAATAGGCTTCAATGGCGACTCTTTCTCCAAAGCTTTCAACGTTGAGACtgataatattataataatataattttaaaaagagcaATGTTAAATCCAGTGTGTTTGATATCTCTAATATTATTATATCAACCAATTACTGGATGGATGAGCTGATCATGAGCAGAGGCAGGATATATAGCGCTCTGCTTCTGTAAATTGTAATCTCattgctcctcctcctccgcctCCTCGATCTTCTATTGTTCTGCCCATACTCCATAGCCATCCATCAATCTCATATTAATATAGAGAGAAACATAAAATTGATGGTGGGAggatcatcaccatcatcatcaccagTTTTAGGCTTTGCCTTTTATGCTGCTTGCATCTTTGGCCAGCTTCTTCACCTTGCTCAAGCTCAAAATGGAACCAGCGCTGTTACAGATCCTGCTgaaggtatctctctctctctctctctatttactAATTATCCACAAAGAAAAGGAATTAcaagaaaactatatatatgtgaaGATGGAGTaatctcttatatatttttgtgattGATGAGATGATTGAAGTTTGAACTTCAACCTAAATCCTTTCAATAACTGATTTCTGTACGGTTTAATTCTGGTTTGAGGAAGACGATGCTGAACCAATCAAAGAATTGTGCAGAAAACTGGAATATGCAAAATACATTATCCACTTTTTAtgttatcatcatcatcatctcctaGCTACGGCTCAAGCTTTCCTCCTTCGATTTTCCGATGGCTCAAATCAACTTCTTTCtcctccttctcttttttatttatttatttatttttaatttctaaaataccccaTAATTTTTTCGTATTTTGAAAATACTTCTTTAAAGCTCAAAAACTCTCAATCTCATCACTCGAACTTTTATTTTGATGAAATCTATCCCTTCGTTAATTTTTGGCTTTAACTCCTAATAAAAGCTATGaaaaataccattaaatttttattttgtttttattttttaatttttaatttaaaattaaggatcaatttgaaattttaataaatgttatTTCATTCATTTTACGGTTTGTCTTAAAGCTCGAGGGGGAGattgcattaaattaaaaatttgagggtaaaattaagagtttttaaattttgaagagtcttttcaaaatgtgtgaaAAGTTTAAGGGgcttttgtgaagttttttcaattttttatttttaaaattttttattttggaaaattaaataaagaaaagaaaagataatctTAATTTCTATGATTTTATAAGTATTGATgtttagagtttgtttgagattgcgtttgagaaatagagtttttaagttaaaaagagtttttgggcaaaaacttcatttttaaactttttcaaaaagtgcgttttgacaatttttaggttttttggaccattaaaagcgcttttaattttttacggaatgagtacttttttcttcaaacaaattttttgagtattaaaagtacttttaaacctCTCATTATCTCGAACACAATTCCAAATAGGCTTTTAGTCTTGCGTGTGTGTGCAGATATACTCATGtatatttaatgatttattGCCAAGAATAATGTCTACTAAGTCACAACGAAGACATGTGGAACCAAAAATTAGAGAGGATAAGGATGAGGAGACAGGCTGTGCCACTCAACTGTCCTCTCTCTTAGGTGGACGGAAGAAATGAACTTTTCTAcggttaatattttttatttattttaatatatttggctaattttatcaaacaaattaatcattagatttgtaaatttATGTGAACCTTACATAAATTCATAGTAGACTCCACAAATGTAAtggttaatctattaaatttctTAGAGAATATAATCAAAAATATGGATAACTTATTAAAACTGTGTTTGACAAAGGACTTGAAAAAAGAAGTGGGTCAGAACTgtaacagatttgattgataagagaaaaaaagtaagaatgttttatataaaaaaatgaaaaaaaatttgttttgtaatgatgttttatttaaatagtaataaaaagtaattgatgtgatggaaaaaataagaatattcaagttaattttttaaatgtttttttgaattttcggGTCCAATTCAGcccactcctttgccaaacacaacctaCGTACCGTCTTTTTGAGGCGTGTGATTTGCTTATTGCCACGCTTCAATTGTTGGTCACCTTAACTAGTGCTATATCTAATAAAGAGGGAGAGAGTCGATgactttaattaaaaatataatttatgtatAATAATGGCTATTTGTAGTCTGTATCTTCTCCAACACTCCtattaaacatatttttaaaatatcatttgtaatattttgacATTAAAATGAGCAAAATGTTATGCACActaaaacttataattttttttttgacaaaataataaCTTATGTATTTTAAGTCAAAGTTGCACGTTTCGATCATGTGGGCCAGTTTCCTTCCATAATATTCTACGGTCAAAATTGTATGGAAGTGTTAGTTCAGTTTAGGTGAGTTAATTAAATGTAATTTCCATATTGcgtagaaccaaaaaaaaaaaaagtgtaatcCCTCTTAGTAATGTATAAGTCCTCCTAGAATTCTCTTAGGGTCATCAtaaatgtgatgtgatttttaaaattattgttgaatttgagatgtaatttattaaactttgatctattggtgattttaaaagtcacatcatatttgggaggactctaagaagatttatagcattacttaatTCCTCTTTacccaacacttttttttttttttttttaaaaaaaaaaagctcaaaatgtGTTGTTggattttggtaattttggactaataatattataagttaCTTTTGTAcattggcttttaaaatcaacattGAATTTGTGAAAATATGACCCTCTCCAATTCAAATAAGTTATTGTAgataagtatttttgtcttttcacttttttaggaaacaaaaatacccgtccactataattaattggatattatttcgtttaaataaaataaaaaatattaattcaaatttgtgattaatcactattaaattttgatcaaattgtaattttaaaaatcatattacCTCTACAAAAACACAAGAGTGATGAACACAACTTGTACATTACTTTCATAATTCACATATAGTAACTAAGTAGGTGGGATTTGTTTTCTGCGCAAGCAGGAGAGagatttgaaagattaaaagaTGTATAATTGTGAATTTGATTATTGCAGTAAGGACTTTGAATTCCATATTTCAAGGATGGGGAATCGAAGCAACATCAGGGCAATGGAATATAAGTGGGGAACCATGCAGCGGAGCGGCCATCGGCAATGTCACCATCGATAACACAGCTTACAACCCCTTTATCAAATGCGTCTGTACATACGACAATAACGCTACTTGCCACATTACCGAACTGTATGTTCTTCTccctttctatttttctatccCATTccatttttgcttaaaaattacatttttatacataaaaagaaaagccTCAAGTGCTTCGTGTTCATGCTTGGATATCTGTTTCTTTCTCTATATGGGTTCTATTGATCGTTTCAGTTTCACCAattcgaaaaaagaaaaaagaaaaaagaaaaaaaaggatttgtATGCCATGTGTTCGATATTATGTATGACAGGTACTGCAAAGCCCTTATACTTATAACAACAACAGCACGCATTTTATGAAAGATTACGGTAGCAAACTGGGCAGAGCAAAGTGGCGAACGTCACTTACTTTTGTctctgaaaaacaaaaaagatgacATGGTCAGTCattttgttgaaaattgaaataggCCATCTTTTCTGGACCTACTCCTACGATCAAATTTCTTACTACTCCAGTCTACCCATGCACTCTTCTTTACAGTAGTAACAGGCTGACAACGgtctagaaaataaataaatacaaactAGTTGACAACAAAGActtagaaaacaataaaaaataaaataaattgggaaacttcacttagtGGTATGAATTATCACCCATTTTGCAATATCCTTCtaaagttcaaaacctctcaatttaatgtatcgaatttttaatttttttcaatgtcccagatccgttaggattttccgttaagTTTcaacaaaattcccaaaatacttgacttttctttttttttgtttttctttttttttttttcaagaaaagatatttaAAACTTTCTTTCAAAGATTGAGGcatgggtatttttgcaaataccgTTAAATTTGGACCACCgccttaatctttgcaattttttcattattttttttcctaaaacaaatgagggtattttgggtaagtgaagtttcccaaagAGATTTTTTATCTTTCAAATTTAGGTCATAAAACAATGCATATTTTGCACAAATttcaatgaaaagaaaaaaaaaaaaagaaaaaaaaaagaagaaatttggCAACAGAAGGCCATGTGGCACAATAAGTAAAATATacacatcaatatttttttttttagtaatgttaGGGGTACTAACTTTTTTACTAACGTAtgcttactaaactgatgtaTAACTcattaaattgagaaaaataaaacaattaattaagagaaatataacGAATACCAAAATGAGCTtcacatcagtttagtaagtCTCTGTTggtaaaagagttagtacccctaatatatatatttctgaaaTTCCTGATATGGCACTTCTCTTGCCACATGGTCATTTGTTGccaaatctctttttattttactttttatgaaattttttagcaaaaatacttaaaatttaTGAGTGGTATTAGTTACTTATGGAAGTTGTATCAAATTCttattttaatagttacttaTTTGAGTTTTCTTAAGGTAgaatgaaagttttttttttttttttcttgttatgtAAGTAATTTGGAATTCCTTATTCAACAACGAGCATGAGTTGGACCTATAAATAAAGTATAGTGGTTTCAGCACAAGTCTGAGAGGGACTTTAGCCTAAAGTCGTCCTCTTTTATGTGGGGAAGCGGCTTGCTAACTTTTGAGGCTGAAAGTGCCCGCGTGAGTTGGGCTTTGGTCTATTGGGACTTAAGTTTGAGCATTTGTCACCACCTCTTATATTGCATCTTTTGTTAGTGGAATTTCTCCcaaaaacttttctcttatggAAGTAGATTTTTATGTTGAACCATGTAAATATTGTCTTTTGAGTGTAATTAACTTATTTCATTTCTGTCCTCAAGGAGTAGTTCAATTGACTGAAGAccatgccttatgaagcggaggttactagttcgaatctcatCTAcccctcttgtgtgaacatgtaaaaaaaaaacttatttcatTTCCCTCTTCTCTACTAGGTTGTCATCCAATATTTTGTTATAATAACCTAGTATCAAAACTTTTTTCCGTCACAATAGTTACAAGGGCACTTTTGggtgtgcaattttttttttttttttttacttaacttaattcaaaattgcaaatatcgagaaaaaaaaaagttgagattatgtttgagttgtttgaagaatataaaatataataataaaaaatctaattaaaaaataaaaaaatatatattacaaaaaacaaaaaaacagaaagaaaaaaaatatatatattaggggtGGTATTGAACcacccctaggggtggccgagccacccccaagtaGCTGCTTGCGGTGGATTGGCCACCCCTAAATTTTACATGAGCCACCCCTAAAAAGTGCTTGGGGAGGGTGGATCAGCAACCCTAAGCCACCCCCAGCCGCTAGTTGGGGGTTTAGGGGTGGTGCCGGCCaccacccctatatatatatatatattttattgatttttaaaatttttatttaatgttttttattagtttggttGAATAAAGCtcaaaaattttgagttgagttgagttgagttgagtctTAGTGATGTCAAATCACcctgaaaaagagaaaaaagttggGAAAAATTACCTTCCCAAACAAGCCCGAGTCTTGAGCAGGCATTCATCTACCACCGTAGATTAAACTTACAATTTTGAACTTCAACTAATTAAATTCACATAAAATGTGAGCAATTTCAATACAAATTGAAGTGCAATCCTTCCATATGATAATCaactttttggttttaaataACCTTGAAAAGTTCAGTAAAATTATGTTAAGCAACCGACACATAGGCTAGGTAATGGCAGACAACTTACACTTTCAAGTATCTTGAACATCTTGCATCTATTAATCTTCCATTTTTCTGATTGCTTGTTTcttgaatttattttctttgcagGAAGGTTTATGCATTGAATGTTGTCGGTGTAATCCCAGAAGAGCTATGGACTCTAAATTTCCTCACCAATCTGTATGGTTTATTCTTTAATGTTTGTTTAGTTGGGTTTTGCATGAATTTTGGTTACCTTCTTTCTCATGTAAGCTAGGATTGAACTTAGATCTTGAATTTGTGGTTCACAATATCAACCAATTGAAATTTATGCTAGATGTGTTCTGCTAGTTTTCCACAATGGTCCATTTGCTTTGGGCACTGTTAAATATGCTAAGCTTCCTCCATTTCTTACAGGAATTTGGGCCAAAATTACTTGACAGGTAACCTGTCTGCTTCCATCAGCAATCTAACTCGCATGCAATACCTGTAAGCCCATCTTACTATGATTTGAAACTCCTAGGACATAgtacattaatattatttaaccTTTCCTGTTTTTCTGATGTTTAATGCATTAGGAGTTTTGGCATTAATGCATTATCAGGGGAGCTTCCAAAGGAACTTGGAAACCTTACCGAATTAAAATCATTGTAAGTCATACTCATTCTCAATTTCGTAAGTCATCTATGTGGTGTCttgattttgttgcttttctaCAGATATTTGTGATCTTTTTAAAATGAGACTCATTTGTTCCTGTTGCCTTTATCTTTAGATGGTAGTAGGTTAAAAGAGGTGTTTTCACAAAATAGCATGCCTGTTCTGTTGCTTTCTGCATTTCATATACCTGATCTTGATTTTCTGAACCTGAGAGAATAAAATCATTCACTTATAATTCATTTATTGTTTCACTTGTTAAATTTGCAGGTCGTTTTCATCAAACAACTTCTCTGGCTCTCTGCCATCTGAGCTTGGGAATTTAGTGAATTTAGAACAAATGTAAGTTCTAGTACAATGCAGAAATTCTTTTTTACTGTAAGTCCACAAAACCATTAGATTGCAATATGTAGCCAGGTGATGAAGACTTTGCAAATGGTTCTAATAAAGCTACTACTCTGAGACTCAAGATTATAAGAACTTTGTGACAGCCAATCTTATAATATGCCATATTAAACGGTTTTGCATATGCAAGactttgtctttttactttttcgcATGCTAGAGTAAATTAGTAGCGGCAGAAATGATTTGGTTTATATGACATGGCTATTGTAGAGAGTTGATGCCAGCAATCACATTTTACTATgatatttaatttgtatataccatgagaaattttgaaaattattctCTTGAAAAGTTAGCTTGAGAGCTGTCTTTCGGTTGTTAAATCCATTATCTAATATTACTAAATTTTCATATGAGCTGAGGATAGGCTGTTATCAGTAGATTCATGTAAGTTGTTTGCCTTGACAGCTACTTTGATAGTTCTGGAGTTAGTGGTGAGATTCCTTCCACATTTGCTGACTTACGAAACCTCCAAACAATGTAAGAACTTCTTGTCTTCTTTTCCCAGTTGAAGGCTTTCTAAAATGTACATATAgttaaacataaaaacaaaaactgcaACTGAATTGTTTGAGGAAATACTTCTTTTCATCTCAGGTGGGCATCAGACACTGAACTCACAGGCAGGATACCCGACTTCATAGGGAATTGGTCAAAGCTTAGTGACTTGTAAGACGCTATTGCTAGCCTTAGCCTTagccttggtttttttttttttttttggtctttgttTAATCATCCTTGACAAGGCTCAAGCATTCGTTACAACACAATGTCAATAAGAAACATTATTGTTGTAAGACTTATGATTGAGCTAATTTTAATCTGTACTTGTTTATTCTACACGAAAGATGCATTATTCACAATTTCTGATTAACTACTCCCAAATGCTATTTTAGGAGGCTTCAAGGGAACTCTTTCCAAGGTCCCATACCCTCAACATTTTCCAATTTGACTTCTCTGTCACAGTTGTGAGTGTCTGCATCTTTTagttaacttttaattttttattgtgtatatattttttatttttccattttgcagaTCTTAACAAACTGATGTCCGATATTACTGTAGGAGAATAGGTGATTTATCTAATGGGAGCTCTTCACTGGCATTCATAAAGAATATGAAGTCTCTAAGTTTCTTGTAAGGCAACATCGTAGAGGATATGTAGGATATatgtttttttcccttctttgttGCTTCCTGAATATGGTATAACACTTTAGTTACATGCATTGCAGAGAGCTGAGGAACAATAACATTTCTGATTCAATTCCATCCAATATAGGAGAATACCAAAAATTGACGCAGCTGTAAGTAATAGCCATTGGTTGGTAACTCTTTAGATTCATGCAGGGCTTGCACCATTTTCCAAAGCTATAAAAGCAGGAACCTCTCTATTATTTGTTAGATTGGACCAACTTCacctgaaaaaaataatttgtaatgATTGCTGCACTAAAATCTAAGGACTGTTCAAGTTTTGACATAATTATCAGGTTATTTCTCCCAgcttaaaaaaaatctgaacTTACCCGGTTTGTAATCAACTTAGGACGACTGCATAGTATATCATACACATCCGATTTCTTTTCGTCTTCATTTATCTTTACTCCGTCCTCCTCTTGTTCCTTCTATCTTGTTTAGATGATGTGTAAGGCTTAAATTTTGTCTGCTCCAGTTGCATGAGAATCATAAGTGTTAATCATTTCTTGTTGATAACTGGTTTTATATATCTCACATCCATTTCATAGTTGCTGTTGTATCAGTCCATGTGACAGTATTATATATCTTTTCAGGGATTTGAGCTTCAACAATATAACTGGGCAGATTCCTGACTCCCTTTTCAATTTGAGTTCGCTCTCTTACTTGTAATATGCCTTACTTGCTAGCTGCACGGTATACATCCCAACATACTCCTATTTGTATTGAAGCATGTATTGTTTCCTTCATTATCAGGTTTCTTGGAAATAATAAGTTAAACGGCACCCTGCCTGCACAAAAAAGTGCGAATCTTCTCAACATGTAAGTGTATAAGACATTATGTGCATTCACAATATTATAGTGCATTTAAAATGGAGTTTTCTAACAACTGGTTTTCAACTGTAAAAATCATCCCTTTTTggttgattaaatttattaagtttttctaaATGGTTTGATGCATATATACCTAGGAATTATATTCTATCTAATGTTGAGCAGTAGTACAGAATCCTATGATCCTATCCCTTATTGAAGATATGCTATTTTAGGGTAGCCCGAGTTACACATCTTAAAATCTTGTTTGAGCTAAGGGAACACTTATACAGTGAGATATACCAATCATATTGGAGAAGATGCAAAATGAGATCATAAATCTAGGTTCTACACTCAAGTTAATACAAGTTTTGATCTCCATGCAATAAATTACTGATTACTCTAAACGATTAATTGTTTCCTTTTCCTCTTTTGGATTTTCAGTTTTTCTGAAAGCAATTATAGAGTAAATTCTGATCACCACAAGAATGATTTGTACTGTCTTAATTTTAtagtatttcaaaatttaaatgtagGTGAGAATGCAGagtcatttcaattaaaaacttGAAACTCTTAATAGGATTTTCCCTATTTGGAGCTGTTGTATTTACCTATTTGAACTATCACAACTTTATCTAGATATATGGATTTAGCTAATAGCATAAACAAGTGTAGCATTAtgaggaaaaatagaaaatagaggtTTTGGATTTAAAATTGAGGGGtcaaattccaattttatttatttatcctaattaactaattaatgtCACTTGGCTAATGCCTAATTGTACTGTTCATGGCATTGTTTAGTGGTTGGATGGAGCAAGCATGTACCTAACATACTTGAAATGTTATGCTTTCAGTGATTTGTCGTACAATAACTTGGTGGGAAGCTTTCCTTCTTGGATCAGTGAAGAAAATTTACAACTGTATGTTTACTTCATAGTGTCTATTATATTCGAatgttttctatattttctatttatttttccaatatTTATTACCTTCTACTCTCgaataacattttttattaacaattgtATAAAAATCTTGAATTTTGAATATGGCCTTGCATACTCTGCATTCACTAATGATGAAACTGACATTTGGATCATATGGGTATACTATGCAGCAATGTAGTTTCCAACAACTTCACAATAGAAAGTTCAAACAGCAGGTAAATCTTTCCAGATTATAGTTTCTACTTTTAGTGGTTGAATTTTTTGCCAAGATGAATCTGgaacaaaacaaattattgTTTCCAATCCAGTTAAAAATGTTATTGGTCTCATTGTAATTTGACTCTTGTAAACTACCTATTTGGTCAATTATGGCCATGAGGGTGTTCGAAACTGATAAATCATGAGGCTCTCAACATGCTAATTTGTCCTCAAGTACATTTATgaacaaatttttcattttttaatttttaatgtggagcataaatcatcattaactcttttcttctgataattataatgttttactagcattaaattataaatagaaAACTAATTAGCTATTGTTTAGCATGTAAATTACTTAAAATGTCCATTAAAAGGAGGACCATTGGTGGTTGTTATTGGAGTGGGAGCGTGGCATGGCAAGGTAAGGAAGTAACTGATGGAGAAGAAGCCAAACTGGTCTATTAAGCATAGTTAagcttacaaataaataaatcacttcATCCCTAATCTTCCCCATGCCAtgacttctattttttttttataagtaaaaaaaattgggttataGATCCACCCCGAAGGGTGGGTAGCCTTAACCGGATGTGTGGATAACTGGAAAGCCCGAAGGCTGTTCCCGTCCCTGTCAGGGGAGATGCCAACCATGACTTCTATAAGTTAGAAAAATCTCATGCTTAAGATTGTtatgcgttttttttttccctttaccTTTGTGGTATTCTTGTGTCATGGTGTAATAATATTATGTGATAGCCAAATCAATGCTATTAAATATGGGATAACTAAAAGGcccagaagaaaaaaatatgtgataCCTAAATATTTGTACCTTATCTACACATTGTTTCAAACTTAGATCTGTTAAGGGAGATTCCGTCACA
This genomic interval from Corylus avellana chromosome ca3, CavTom2PMs-1.0 contains the following:
- the LOC132176695 gene encoding probable LRR receptor-like serine/threonine-protein kinase At1g56140, coding for MVGGSSPSSSPVLGFAFYAACIFGQLLHLAQAQNGTSAVTDPAEVRTLNSIFQGWGIEATSGQWNISGEPCSGAAIGNVTIDNTAYNPFIKCVCTYDNNATCHITELKVYALNVVGVIPEELWTLNFLTNLNLGQNYLTGNLSASISNLTRMQYLSFGINALSGELPKELGNLTELKSLSFSSNNFSGSLPSELGNLVNLEQIYFDSSGVSGEIPSTFADLRNLQTMWASDTELTGRIPDFIGNWSKLSDLRLQGNSFQGPIPSTFSNLTSLSQLRIGDLSNGSSSLAFIKNMKSLSFLELRNNNISDSIPSNIGEYQKLTQLDLSFNNITGQIPDSLFNLSSLSYLFLGNNKLNGTLPAQKSANLLNIDLSYNNLVGSFPSWISEENLQLNVVSNNFTIESSNSSALPSGLNCLQRGFPCNRGTYYNFSIKCGGPQITSSSGIVYERDNETLGPATYYVTNTDRWAVSNVGYFSGSNDPQYTRTLLSQFPSIDSELFQTARLSASSLRYYGLGLQNGNYTVRLQFVETDFPDTSTWQSLGRRVFDIYMQGNRLLKDFDIRKEAGGVSLQPVQKEFQVQVSENYLEIHLFWAGKGTCCIPRQGTYGPSISAISATPDFTPTGDNKLPSSKKNNRTGLIVGVVVGAGVLSFLSVFVVFYIVRRRKQLPTSDDAELLGIDVK